The following coding sequences lie in one Kribbella sp. NBC_00709 genomic window:
- a CDS encoding aldo/keto reductase has protein sequence MQYIKLGTTGLDVAPIAIGAMTYGEPDRGHPVWSKGEAEARPLIQHALDAGINFFDTANLYSNGSSEEILGRALKDFADRDDVVIATKLRHPMRSGPNGRGLSRKAIMTEIDHSLRRLGTDYIDLYQIHRNDHATPWEETLEALSDLVKAGKVRYLGASSMHAWEFAKALQLQKRHGWARFVSMQDHYNLLAREEEREMIPLCLDEGVGTIIWSPLARGRLARGWDDARSTARSETDGAYADTLYSPEQEASNRAIIDAVGQVAQGHGVSRAQIALAWLRRQPVVTAPLVGVGSVQQIDEAVASLDIELTDDDVQALESPYTPRYDWQGVSDEAELDAIRRRIPGMVLS, from the coding sequence ATGCAGTACATCAAGCTCGGCACGACCGGCCTGGACGTGGCACCGATCGCGATCGGCGCGATGACGTACGGCGAGCCCGACCGCGGGCACCCGGTCTGGTCGAAGGGCGAAGCCGAGGCCCGGCCGCTGATCCAGCACGCACTGGACGCCGGCATCAACTTCTTCGACACCGCGAACCTGTACTCGAACGGGTCCAGCGAAGAGATCCTCGGCCGCGCGCTCAAGGACTTCGCCGACCGTGACGACGTGGTGATCGCGACCAAGCTCCGGCACCCGATGCGCTCCGGCCCCAACGGCCGCGGGCTGTCGCGGAAGGCGATCATGACCGAGATCGACCACTCGCTGCGCCGTCTGGGGACCGACTACATCGACCTCTACCAGATCCACCGCAACGACCACGCGACCCCGTGGGAGGAGACGCTTGAGGCGCTCAGCGATCTCGTCAAGGCGGGCAAGGTGCGGTACCTCGGTGCGTCGTCGATGCACGCCTGGGAGTTCGCGAAGGCACTGCAGCTGCAGAAGCGGCACGGCTGGGCGCGCTTCGTGTCGATGCAGGACCACTACAACCTGCTCGCCCGTGAAGAGGAGCGGGAGATGATTCCGCTGTGCCTCGACGAAGGCGTCGGCACGATCATCTGGTCGCCGCTGGCCCGAGGTCGGCTCGCCCGCGGATGGGACGATGCCAGGTCGACTGCGCGCTCCGAGACCGACGGCGCCTACGCGGACACGCTCTATTCGCCTGAGCAGGAGGCGTCCAACCGCGCGATCATCGACGCGGTCGGACAGGTGGCACAAGGCCATGGCGTCAGCCGCGCTCAGATCGCACTCGCCTGGCTCCGCCGTCAGCCCGTCGTCACGGCACCGCTGGTCGGGGTGGGCTCGGTCCAGCAGATCGACGAGGCGGTGGCGTCACTGGACATCGAGCTCACCGATGACGACGTACAGGCCCTCGAGTCTCCGTACACACCGCGGTACGACTGGCAGGGCGTCTCCGACGAGGCCGAGCTCGACGCGATCCGCCGGCGCATCCCGGGAATGGTGCTGTCGTGA
- a CDS encoding SHOCT domain-containing protein has protein sequence MMMHSATGAVLWAVTVVALWGGAVWAAVQLLRRPHRQPPRTMPSPLDILERRYAAGDMTREDFDEARARLREHELDI, from the coding sequence ATGATGATGCACTCAGCGACAGGTGCCGTGCTCTGGGCCGTGACCGTGGTCGCCCTCTGGGGCGGCGCGGTATGGGCCGCGGTCCAGCTACTCCGGCGCCCACACCGCCAGCCACCCCGGACCATGCCGTCACCCCTCGACATCCTCGAACGCCGCTACGCCGCCGGCGACATGACCCGCGAAGACTTCGACGAAGCCCGAGCCCGCCTCCGCGAACACGAACTGGACATCTGA
- a CDS encoding TetR/AcrR family transcriptional regulator codes for MVRSDARENRARILTAARDAFADDGATSMNQVAQRAGVGAGTLYRNFPTREALVLAVYQDEVERIIATVPGLLAELTPLEALREWTTGLVEAMRKKHGLGDALSPTAHQAITEQTYGPVVAAITELLDAGKQDGSIRTDADPGDFLQLTAALWRTAPGPDDRSPRMLALILDGLRPQPQP; via the coding sequence ATGGTTCGTTCAGACGCCCGCGAGAACCGGGCCCGCATCCTCACGGCCGCCCGCGATGCCTTCGCCGACGACGGCGCCACCTCCATGAACCAGGTCGCGCAGCGCGCGGGCGTCGGGGCAGGCACGCTGTACCGCAACTTCCCCACCCGGGAGGCGCTGGTACTGGCCGTCTATCAGGACGAGGTCGAACGGATCATCGCCACCGTGCCCGGGCTTCTCGCCGAGCTGACGCCACTCGAGGCGCTGCGCGAGTGGACGACCGGACTGGTCGAAGCGATGCGGAAGAAGCACGGCCTCGGCGATGCCCTCAGTCCCACTGCGCACCAGGCGATCACCGAGCAGACCTACGGGCCGGTCGTCGCCGCGATCACCGAGCTTCTCGACGCGGGCAAGCAGGACGGGAGCATCCGCACCGACGCCGACCCAGGCGACTTCCTGCAGCTCACCGCCGCACTCTGGCGCACCGCACCCGGCCCTGACGACCGCTCACCCCGCATGCTCGCCCTCATCCTCGACGGTCTCCGCCCCCAGCCGCAGCCATAG